The following proteins come from a genomic window of Streptomyces liliiviolaceus:
- the dnaJ gene encoding molecular chaperone DnaJ — MATDYYAVLGVRRDASQDEIKKAFRRLARELHPDVNPDPKTQERFKEINAAYEVLSDPQKKQVYDLGGDPLSQAGGGGAGGFGAGGFGNFSDIMDAFFGTASQRGPRSRTRRGQDAMIRLEIELDEAAFGTTKDIQVDTAVVCTTCSGEGAAPGTSAQTCDMCRGRGEVSQVTRSFLGQVMTSRPCPQCQGFGTVVPTPCPECAGDGRVRSRRTLTVKIPAGVDNGTRIQLAGEGEVGPGGGPAGDLYVEIHELPHNMFQRRGDDLHCTVTIPMTAAALGTKVPLETLDGLEEVDIRPGTQSGQSIPKHGRGITHLRGGGRGDLIVHVEVMTPTKLDPEMERVLRELAQMRGEERPTGQFQPGQQGLFSRLKDAFNGRT; from the coding sequence GTGGCCACGGACTACTACGCCGTACTCGGCGTGCGCCGCGACGCGTCCCAGGACGAGATCAAGAAGGCATTCCGGCGGCTCGCCCGCGAGCTGCACCCGGACGTCAACCCCGATCCGAAGACGCAAGAGCGCTTCAAGGAGATCAACGCCGCGTACGAGGTGTTGTCGGACCCGCAGAAGAAGCAGGTCTACGACCTCGGTGGCGACCCGCTGTCCCAGGCGGGCGGCGGTGGCGCGGGCGGCTTCGGAGCCGGCGGCTTCGGCAACTTCTCGGACATCATGGACGCGTTCTTCGGAACGGCGTCGCAGCGTGGCCCCCGGTCGCGCACGCGGCGCGGCCAGGACGCGATGATCCGGCTGGAGATAGAGCTCGACGAGGCGGCCTTCGGCACGACGAAGGACATCCAGGTCGACACGGCCGTCGTCTGCACCACCTGCAGCGGTGAGGGCGCCGCCCCCGGCACCTCCGCGCAGACCTGTGACATGTGCCGCGGTCGTGGCGAGGTCTCCCAGGTCACGCGGTCCTTCCTGGGCCAGGTCATGACGTCCCGGCCGTGTCCGCAGTGCCAGGGCTTCGGAACGGTCGTCCCGACGCCGTGCCCCGAGTGCGCGGGCGACGGACGGGTGCGCTCGCGCCGGACCCTGACCGTGAAGATCCCCGCCGGTGTCGACAACGGCACCCGGATCCAGCTCGCGGGCGAGGGCGAGGTCGGCCCCGGCGGCGGCCCCGCCGGCGACCTGTACGTGGAGATCCACGAGCTGCCGCACAACATGTTCCAGCGGCGCGGCGACGATCTGCACTGCACGGTCACCATCCCGATGACCGCGGCGGCGCTCGGTACCAAGGTCCCGCTGGAGACGCTCGACGGGCTCGAAGAGGTCGACATCCGCCCCGGCACGCAGTCCGGGCAGTCGATCCCCAAGCACGGGCGCGGCATCACCCATCTGCGGGGCGGCGGACGCGGCGACCTGATCGTGCACGTCGAGGTCATGACGCCCACGAAACTCGATCCCGAGATGGAGCGGGTCCTGCGGGAGCTGGCCCAGATGCGGGGCGAGGAGCGGCCCACCGGGCAGTTCCAGCCCGGTCAGCAGGGCTTGTTCTCCCGGCTGAAGGACGCCTTCAACGGCCGTACCTGA
- a CDS encoding nitronate monooxygenase, with product MSSALTDLFPLPIVQAPMAGGVSVPQLAAAVSEAGGLGFLAAGYKTADGMYQDIKQLRGATSRPFGVNLFMPQPEYADRSAVEVYAHQLAGESSWYETELGDPDSGRDDGYDAKLAVLLDNPVPVVSFHFGCPTRDVLDSLSRAGTLTLVTATTAEEAQAVQWAGADAVIVQGVEAGGHQGTHRDNPETDGSGIGLLSLIALVRETVQIPIVAAGGIMRGSQIAAALAAGASAAQLGTAFLATPESGANALHKQALTNPLFVRTQLTRAFSGRPARGLMNRFMREHGPYAPAAYPEVHHLTSALRKAAAKAGDAQGMALWAGQGHRLARELPAGQLVEVLAAELAAARTALSAEQDGGVGR from the coding sequence ATGTCCTCCGCGCTGACCGATCTTTTCCCCCTCCCGATCGTGCAGGCCCCGATGGCCGGCGGCGTCTCCGTGCCGCAGCTCGCCGCGGCCGTGTCCGAGGCCGGGGGGCTCGGTTTCCTCGCCGCCGGCTACAAGACGGCCGACGGCATGTACCAGGACATCAAGCAGCTGCGCGGGGCCACCAGCAGGCCGTTCGGCGTGAACCTCTTCATGCCGCAGCCCGAGTACGCCGACCGGTCGGCCGTCGAGGTGTACGCCCACCAGCTCGCCGGTGAGTCCTCCTGGTACGAGACCGAACTGGGCGACCCCGACAGCGGACGCGACGACGGCTACGACGCCAAGCTCGCCGTCCTCCTCGACAACCCGGTGCCGGTCGTCTCCTTCCACTTCGGGTGCCCCACCCGCGACGTCCTCGACTCCCTGAGCCGGGCCGGCACGCTCACCCTCGTCACCGCGACCACCGCCGAGGAGGCGCAGGCCGTGCAGTGGGCGGGCGCCGACGCGGTCATCGTGCAGGGCGTCGAGGCCGGCGGCCACCAGGGCACCCACCGCGACAACCCGGAGACGGACGGCTCCGGCATCGGACTGCTGTCGCTCATCGCGCTGGTCCGCGAGACCGTGCAGATCCCGATCGTCGCGGCCGGCGGCATCATGCGCGGCAGCCAGATCGCCGCGGCGCTGGCCGCCGGCGCGAGCGCCGCCCAGCTGGGCACCGCCTTCCTCGCCACCCCCGAGTCCGGCGCCAACGCCCTGCACAAGCAGGCGCTGACCAACCCCCTCTTCGTCCGTACGCAGCTGACGCGGGCGTTCTCCGGCCGCCCCGCGCGCGGACTGATGAACCGCTTCATGCGCGAGCACGGGCCGTACGCGCCCGCCGCCTACCCCGAGGTGCACCACCTCACCTCCGCGCTGCGCAAGGCCGCCGCAAAGGCGGGGGACGCGCAGGGCATGGCGCTGTGGGCGGGGCAGGGGCACCGGCTCGCCCGCGAACTGCCCGCCGGACAGCTGGTGGAGGTGCTCGCGGCCGAACTCGCCGCCGCCCGGACAGCGTTGTCGGCCGAGCAGGACGGGGGCGTCGGGCGATGA
- a CDS encoding 16S rRNA (uracil(1498)-N(3))-methyltransferase, whose protein sequence is MTAPVFVVDEVPGGPQFVLDGSEGRHAVSVKRLRTGEDVVLTDGRGRWAEGVVMTAEGKDRLVVADLHVIHEEPLPAPRITVVQALPKGDRGELAVETMSETGVDAIVPWAASRCITQWKGERGLKALAKWRATAREAGKQSRRVRFAEVADAMSTKQVAAFLAKAEFAAVLHEDRGYPGEPLATVELPVAGSIVLVVGPEGGVSPEELSMFAEAGARVCRLGRSVLRTSTAGTAAVALLLGRTGRWS, encoded by the coding sequence ATGACCGCGCCGGTGTTCGTGGTCGACGAGGTGCCCGGCGGGCCGCAGTTCGTGCTCGACGGGTCCGAAGGGCGGCACGCCGTGTCCGTGAAGCGGCTGCGCACCGGTGAGGACGTGGTCCTCACCGACGGGCGGGGCCGCTGGGCCGAGGGTGTCGTCATGACGGCCGAGGGCAAGGACCGGCTCGTCGTGGCGGACCTCCACGTGATCCACGAGGAGCCGCTGCCCGCCCCCCGTATCACCGTCGTGCAGGCGCTGCCCAAGGGCGACCGGGGTGAACTCGCCGTCGAGACCATGTCGGAGACCGGCGTCGACGCGATCGTCCCCTGGGCGGCGTCGCGTTGCATCACGCAGTGGAAGGGTGAGCGGGGGCTCAAGGCCCTGGCGAAGTGGCGGGCCACCGCGCGGGAGGCGGGCAAGCAGTCGCGGCGGGTGCGGTTCGCGGAGGTCGCGGACGCGATGTCGACGAAGCAGGTTGCGGCGTTTCTCGCCAAAGCGGAGTTCGCGGCGGTGCTGCACGAGGACCGGGGGTATCCCGGTGAGCCCCTCGCCACCGTCGAGTTGCCCGTCGCCGGGTCGATCGTGCTCGTCGTCGGGCCCGAAGGGGGCGTGTCTCCCGAGGAGTTGTCGATGTTCGCCGAGGCCGGGGCGCGGGTGTGCCGGCTGGGGCGCAGTGTGTTGCGTACGTCGACGGCGGGGACGGCAGCGGTGGCGCTGCTGCTGGGCCGGACGGGGCGCTGGTCGTAG
- a CDS encoding S41 family peptidase → MTQPASASAASAATSAYLRYPHLHGELIAFTAEDDVWVAPLDGGRAWRVSADNVPVNHPRISPDGATVAWTSTRDGAPEVHIAPVDGGSSTRLTYWGSWKTQVRGWTPEGEVLALSSQGQASLRRSWARAIPLDGGPATTLPYGPVGDVVRGPGGTVLLSAPMGREAAWWKRYRGGTAGKLWIDRESEGEGERGEFVRLHADLDGNLEYPSWVGERVVFLSDHEGVGAVYSSLADGSDLRRHTGIEGFYARHASTDGTRVVYASAGELWILDDLDGAEPRRLDIRLGGQRVDLQPHPVNASRWFGAAAPDHTGRGSAVAVRGAVHWVTHRSGPARALAAEQGVRARLPRTFRADGEEHVVWATDAEGDDALEFAPATGVAPGATPRRLAAGQLGRVLGLAMAPDGSRAAVASHDGRVLLVERETGEVREVDRSEDGEVSGLVFSPDSAWLAWSHPGPRPLRQLKLANTADLSVTEATPLRFRDYAPAFTLDGKHLAFLSARSFDPVYDEHVFDLAFVGGSRPHLITLAATTPSPFGPQRHGRPFEAPDKDETPDSEGSPATRIDLEGLGDRIVPFPVEAARYSALRAAKDGLLWLRHPVRGVLGASRATPDDPDPKTDLERYDLAQQRIEHLASDADGFMVTGDGKRILLWTDGKLKVVPSDRRASNDDESDTNITVDLSRIRQSVDPAAEWRQMYDETGRLMRDNFWRPDLGGTDWDGVLDRYRPVLARVATHDDLVDLLWEVQGELGTSHAYVMPRGGFGHGERQGLLGADISRHEDGPQGAPLWRIDRILPSETSDPDAQSPLAAPGVAVRAGDAIVAVSGQPVDPVAGPWPLLVGTAGKPVELTISPAGGGDPRHAVVVPMSDEEPLRYHAWVADRRAYVHEKSGGRLGYLHVPDMQAPGWAQIHRDLRIEVAREGLVVDVRENRGGHTSQLVIEKLARRIVGWDLARGMRATSYPEDAPRGPVVAVANEFSGSDGDIVNAAIKALGIGPVVGTRTWGGVVGIDSRYRLVDGTLVTQPKYAFWLEGYEWGVENHGVDPDVEVVQTPQDYAAGRDVQLDEAVRIALAALADNPSKVAPELPGA, encoded by the coding sequence GTGACACAGCCTGCATCCGCATCCGCCGCATCCGCCGCGACCTCCGCGTATCTCCGGTATCCGCACCTGCACGGTGAGTTGATCGCCTTCACCGCCGAGGACGACGTCTGGGTGGCGCCGCTCGACGGCGGCCGTGCCTGGCGGGTCAGTGCCGACAACGTTCCCGTGAACCATCCACGGATCTCCCCGGACGGGGCGACCGTCGCCTGGACCTCGACCCGCGACGGCGCCCCCGAGGTGCACATCGCCCCCGTCGACGGAGGCTCCAGCACCCGCCTGACGTACTGGGGCAGTTGGAAGACCCAGGTGCGCGGCTGGACCCCCGAGGGGGAGGTGCTCGCGCTCAGCTCGCAGGGCCAGGCGAGCCTGCGCCGCAGCTGGGCCCGCGCCATCCCGCTCGACGGCGGACCCGCGACCACCCTCCCGTACGGGCCCGTCGGCGATGTGGTCCGCGGCCCCGGCGGCACCGTCCTGCTGTCCGCGCCCATGGGCCGCGAGGCCGCCTGGTGGAAGCGCTACCGGGGCGGCACCGCGGGCAAGCTGTGGATCGACCGGGAGAGCGAAGGTGAGGGGGAGCGCGGCGAGTTCGTACGGCTGCACGCCGATCTCGACGGGAACCTCGAATATCCGTCGTGGGTCGGGGAGCGGGTCGTCTTCCTCTCCGACCACGAAGGCGTGGGAGCCGTCTACTCCTCCCTCGCCGACGGATCGGACCTGCGGCGGCACACCGGGATCGAGGGCTTCTACGCGCGGCACGCCTCCACCGACGGGACCCGCGTCGTGTACGCGTCCGCCGGTGAGCTGTGGATCCTCGACGACCTCGACGGGGCCGAGCCGCGCAGGCTCGACATCCGGCTCGGCGGCCAGCGCGTCGATCTTCAGCCCCATCCGGTGAACGCCTCCCGCTGGTTCGGCGCCGCCGCCCCCGACCACACCGGCCGCGGCAGCGCGGTCGCCGTGCGCGGAGCCGTCCACTGGGTCACCCACCGCTCGGGCCCCGCCCGCGCGCTCGCCGCCGAACAGGGCGTACGGGCCAGGCTGCCCCGCACCTTCCGCGCCGACGGCGAGGAGCACGTGGTGTGGGCGACCGACGCGGAGGGCGACGACGCGCTGGAGTTCGCCCCGGCGACCGGCGTGGCCCCCGGCGCGACCCCGCGCAGGCTCGCCGCCGGACAGCTCGGCCGCGTCCTCGGGCTCGCGATGGCACCCGACGGCAGCCGCGCCGCGGTCGCCTCGCACGACGGCCGCGTCCTGCTCGTCGAGCGCGAGACCGGCGAGGTCCGCGAGGTCGACCGCAGCGAGGACGGCGAGGTCTCCGGGCTCGTCTTCTCGCCCGACTCGGCCTGGCTGGCCTGGTCGCACCCCGGCCCGCGCCCGCTGCGCCAGCTCAAGCTCGCCAACACCGCCGACCTGTCGGTGACCGAGGCGACACCGCTGCGATTCCGCGACTACGCGCCCGCGTTCACCCTCGACGGGAAGCATCTGGCCTTCCTGTCCGCGCGGTCCTTCGACCCCGTCTACGACGAGCACGTCTTCGACCTCGCCTTCGTCGGCGGCTCCCGGCCGCATCTCATCACCCTCGCCGCCACCACCCCCTCGCCCTTCGGACCCCAGCGGCACGGGCGGCCCTTCGAGGCGCCCGACAAGGACGAGACACCCGACAGCGAGGGCTCCCCGGCCACCCGGATCGACCTCGAAGGACTCGGCGACCGCATCGTGCCGTTCCCCGTCGAGGCCGCCCGCTACAGCGCGCTGCGGGCCGCCAAGGACGGACTGCTGTGGCTGCGGCACCCCGTGCGCGGTGTGCTGGGCGCCTCCCGCGCCACCCCCGACGACCCGGACCCCAAGACCGACCTGGAGCGCTACGACCTCGCCCAGCAGCGCATCGAGCACCTCGCCTCGGACGCCGACGGCTTCATGGTCACCGGCGACGGCAAGCGGATCCTGCTGTGGACCGACGGCAAACTGAAGGTCGTACCGAGCGACCGGCGCGCCTCGAACGACGACGAGAGCGACACCAACATCACGGTCGACCTGTCGCGCATCCGCCAGAGCGTCGACCCGGCCGCCGAGTGGCGACAGATGTACGACGAGACCGGCCGCCTCATGCGCGACAACTTCTGGCGCCCCGACCTGGGCGGCACCGACTGGGACGGCGTACTGGACCGCTACCGTCCCGTCCTCGCACGGGTCGCCACCCACGACGACCTGGTCGACCTCCTCTGGGAGGTGCAGGGCGAACTCGGCACCTCGCACGCGTACGTCATGCCGCGCGGCGGGTTCGGGCACGGGGAACGGCAGGGGTTGCTGGGCGCCGACATCTCCCGCCACGAGGACGGCCCGCAGGGGGCGCCCCTGTGGCGTATCGACCGCATCCTGCCGTCGGAGACCTCCGACCCCGACGCGCAGTCGCCGCTCGCCGCGCCCGGGGTCGCGGTGCGCGCGGGCGACGCCATCGTGGCCGTCTCCGGGCAGCCCGTCGACCCGGTCGCCGGGCCCTGGCCGTTGCTCGTCGGCACGGCCGGCAAGCCCGTCGAGCTGACGATCTCCCCGGCGGGCGGCGGCGATCCGCGGCACGCGGTGGTCGTGCCGATGTCCGACGAGGAGCCGCTGCGCTACCACGCGTGGGTCGCCGACCGGCGCGCCTATGTGCACGAGAAGTCCGGCGGACGGCTCGGATATCTGCACGTGCCCGACATGCAGGCGCCCGGCTGGGCGCAGATTCACCGCGATCTGCGGATCGAGGTGGCGCGGGAGGGTCTTGTCGTGGACGTCCGCGAGAACCGGGGCGGGCACACCTCGCAGCTCGTCATCGAGAAGCTCGCCCGGCGGATCGTCGGCTGGGACCTCGCGCGCGGGATGCGGGCGACGAGCTATCCCGAGGACGCGCCCCGCGGGCCCGTCGTGGCCGTCGCCAACGAGTTCTCCGGGTCGGACGGGGACATCGTGAACGCGGCGATCAAGGCGCTCGGGATCGGGCCCGTCGTCGGTACGCGCACGTGGGGCGGGGTCGTCGGGATCGACAGCCGGTACCGGCTGGTCGACGGGACGCTGGTCACCCAGCCCAAGTACGCGTTCTGGCTTGAGGGGTACGAGTGGGGGGTGGAGAACCACGGCGTCGATCCGGACGTCGAGGTCGTCCAGACGCCTCAGGACTACGCCGCCGGGCGGGATGTTCAGCTTGACGAGGCTGTGCGGATTGCGCTGGCGGCGCTCGCCGACAACCCGTCGAAGGTGGCTCCGGAGTTGCCGGGGGCGTGA
- a CDS encoding histidine triad nucleotide-binding protein: MAGEPQDDCLFCKIVGGKIPATVVRETETTLAFRDINPQAPTHILVIPKVHHPDAASLAAAEPAILADVVREAGEVAAEEKLDSYRLVFNTGSGAGQTVFHAHAHVLGGRGLQWPPG, translated from the coding sequence ATGGCAGGGGAACCGCAGGACGACTGTCTGTTCTGCAAGATCGTCGGGGGGAAGATCCCGGCGACCGTCGTGCGTGAGACGGAGACGACTCTCGCCTTCCGGGACATAAACCCGCAGGCACCCACCCACATCCTGGTGATCCCGAAGGTCCATCACCCGGACGCCGCCTCCCTCGCCGCCGCCGAACCGGCGATCCTCGCCGACGTCGTGCGCGAGGCCGGTGAGGTCGCCGCCGAGGAGAAACTCGACAGCTACCGCCTCGTCTTCAACACCGGGAGCGGAGCCGGGCAGACCGTCTTCCACGCGCACGCCCACGTACTGGGCGGTCGCGGTCTGCAGTGGCCCCCCGGATAG
- a CDS encoding ribonuclease Z, translated as MSVRELVVLGTASQVPTRHRNHNGYLLRWDGEGILFDPGEGTQRQMLRAGVAAHDLHRICVTHFHGDHSLGLAGVIQRINLDRVPHGISAHYPRSGQKFFDRLRYATAYRETVALTEAPVDADGVLAATKTYELEARKLSHPVESYGYRLVEPDGRRMLGDRLAAHGIKGPDVGRIQREGALGDVLLDDVSEVRRGQRFAFVMDTRLCDGVYALAEGCDLLVIESTFLDEDVRLAVDHGHLTAGQAATVARDAGVRHLVLTHFSQRYSDPEEFERQARAAGFEGELTVAHDLLRVPVPKRR; from the coding sequence GTGTCCGTACGTGAATTGGTGGTCCTCGGGACCGCCAGCCAGGTTCCCACCCGGCACCGCAACCACAACGGCTATCTGCTGCGCTGGGACGGCGAGGGCATCCTCTTCGATCCCGGCGAGGGCACGCAGCGGCAGATGCTGCGGGCCGGGGTGGCCGCGCACGACCTGCACCGGATCTGCGTCACGCACTTCCACGGCGACCACTCGCTGGGCCTGGCCGGGGTGATCCAGCGGATCAACCTCGACCGGGTGCCGCACGGGATCAGCGCGCACTATCCGCGCTCCGGGCAGAAGTTCTTCGACCGGCTGCGGTACGCGACCGCCTACCGCGAGACGGTCGCGCTCACCGAGGCCCCGGTGGACGCCGACGGGGTCCTCGCGGCCACGAAGACGTACGAGCTGGAGGCCCGGAAGCTGTCGCATCCCGTCGAGTCGTACGGCTACCGGCTCGTCGAGCCCGACGGGCGGCGGATGCTGGGCGACCGCCTGGCCGCGCACGGGATCAAGGGCCCGGACGTGGGGCGGATCCAGCGGGAGGGGGCCCTCGGGGACGTCCTGCTCGACGACGTCAGCGAGGTGCGGCGCGGACAGCGGTTCGCGTTCGTCATGGACACCCGGCTGTGCGACGGGGTGTACGCCCTCGCCGAGGGCTGCGACCTGCTCGTCATCGAGTCGACGTTCCTGGACGAGGACGTGCGGCTCGCCGTCGACCACGGTCATCTGACCGCCGGGCAGGCGGCCACCGTGGCGCGGGACGCGGGCGTACGGCATCTGGTGCTCACGCACTTCAGTCAGCGGTACTCCGATCCTGAGGAGTTCGAGCGGCAGGCGCGGGCCGCCGGGTTCGAGGGGGAGCTGACCGTGGCGCACGATCTGCTGAGGGTGCCGGTTCCGAAGCGTCGGTAA
- a CDS encoding adenosine deaminase — MPLPKAELHLHIEGTLEPELAFALAARNGITLPYADTDELRKAYEFTDLQSFLNLYYGLMAVLRTEDDFADLADAYLARAAAQGVRHAEIFFDPQAHLARGVDIGTVVEGLGRALDRWGSPRSNEAESGGEAAHGISTQLIMCFLRDESAGSALETLEAAKPYLAPGGPIVGVGLDSAEVGHPPAKFREVYEAAAALGLRRVAHAGEEGPPAYVTEALDVLGVERIDHGLRCMEDPELVARLVREQVPLTLCPLSNVRLRAVDVLADHPLPAMLDAGLLCTVNSDDPAYFGGYAGDNFDAVRTALGLSPERLRALARNSFTASFLEHDEERRARYLAEVEAYEFGA, encoded by the coding sequence ATGCCCCTCCCCAAAGCTGAACTGCACCTGCACATCGAAGGCACGCTGGAGCCCGAGCTGGCTTTCGCCCTGGCGGCCCGCAACGGGATCACGCTGCCGTACGCGGACACGGACGAGCTGCGCAAGGCGTACGAGTTCACCGATCTGCAGTCGTTCCTGAACCTGTACTACGGGCTCATGGCCGTGCTGCGGACCGAGGACGACTTCGCGGACCTCGCCGACGCGTACCTCGCGCGCGCCGCCGCCCAGGGCGTGCGGCACGCGGAGATCTTCTTCGACCCGCAGGCGCACCTCGCGCGGGGCGTCGACATCGGCACGGTGGTGGAAGGGCTCGGGCGGGCGCTCGACCGATGGGGGTCCCCCCGCTCGAACGAAGCCGAGAGTGGGGGAGAGGCCGCGCACGGCATCTCCACCCAGCTGATCATGTGCTTCCTGCGCGACGAGTCCGCCGGGTCCGCGCTGGAAACCCTGGAGGCCGCGAAGCCGTATCTGGCGCCGGGAGGACCGATCGTCGGCGTCGGACTCGACTCCGCCGAGGTCGGGCACCCGCCGGCGAAGTTCCGCGAGGTGTACGAGGCCGCCGCCGCGCTCGGCCTGCGCCGGGTCGCGCACGCGGGCGAGGAGGGGCCGCCCGCGTACGTCACCGAGGCGCTCGACGTGCTCGGGGTCGAGCGGATCGACCACGGGCTGCGCTGCATGGAGGACCCGGAACTGGTGGCCCGGCTGGTGCGGGAGCAGGTGCCGCTGACGCTGTGCCCCCTGTCCAACGTACGGCTGCGGGCCGTCGACGTACTTGCGGACCACCCGCTGCCCGCGATGCTCGACGCGGGACTGCTGTGCACGGTCAACTCCGACGACCCCGCGTACTTCGGCGGCTACGCCGGGGACAACTTCGACGCCGTGCGTACGGCGCTCGGGCTCTCCCCGGAGCGGCTGCGCGCACTGGCCCGGAACTCGTTCACCGCGTCGTTCCTCGAACACGACGAGGAACGACGGGCCCGGTACCTCGCCGAGGTGGAGGCGTACGAGTTCGGAGCCTGA
- a CDS encoding MFS transporter yields MSARSTAPSWPLVALFTAGYLAPYLLPTTVGRLDAALPLSATQAGAVGSLLLLSSAAAGFALASRIHRLGARRLARAGLLLAVLGYGTAALSTSVPTVIAGALVGGLGSGTATTVAAAGTAARRDPHRTTTLGLLSVSALAAAVYLTVPHLGPGHGLPLAAVALTAALVWPATAHLPTRSGEVPATAHRPASTPPPPLPYRRPGLVLAAAMLCWSLVQNSLWGVSSHIGTRQAGLGEATVGVVFAVALGAGLLGVLCAGALGPRIGRALPVGAGTVLIAVCIVVSAGADGLTSFAVGEIAWNALYPVVLSYLISLAASLDPHGRWAVLAGSASSLGTACGPLTGSLLSAAAGYPAMGWVLATVLLLLAVPLAAVAVRTTGGPVVRGPEPVLRGGPVEQSAHQPVQQPVPVEQPVVEITVDQPHPAQQEFDTAGPQNSGTSPSAPAP; encoded by the coding sequence GTGTCCGCCCGCTCCACCGCTCCGTCCTGGCCCCTCGTCGCCCTTTTCACGGCGGGCTATCTGGCCCCGTACCTGCTGCCCACCACCGTCGGCAGACTCGACGCGGCCCTTCCCCTCTCCGCCACCCAGGCCGGTGCCGTCGGCAGTCTGCTGCTGCTCAGCTCGGCCGCGGCGGGCTTCGCCCTCGCCTCCCGGATCCACCGGCTGGGCGCCCGCCGCCTGGCCCGCGCGGGCCTGCTGCTCGCCGTGCTCGGCTACGGCACGGCCGCGCTGTCGACCAGCGTGCCCACCGTCATCGCCGGCGCGCTGGTCGGCGGCCTCGGCTCCGGTACGGCCACCACGGTCGCCGCCGCCGGTACGGCCGCCCGGCGGGACCCCCACCGCACCACGACCCTCGGTCTGCTGAGCGTCTCCGCCCTCGCGGCGGCCGTCTACCTGACGGTCCCCCACCTGGGCCCGGGCCACGGCCTGCCCCTCGCGGCGGTCGCGCTCACCGCGGCCCTCGTGTGGCCCGCGACCGCCCATCTGCCCACCAGGTCCGGTGAGGTCCCGGCGACCGCCCACCGCCCCGCTTCGACGCCGCCGCCCCCGCTGCCGTACCGCCGCCCCGGCCTGGTGCTCGCCGCGGCCATGCTCTGCTGGTCCCTGGTCCAGAACTCCCTGTGGGGCGTCAGCAGCCACATCGGGACCCGGCAGGCGGGCCTGGGCGAGGCGACGGTCGGCGTGGTCTTCGCGGTGGCGCTCGGCGCGGGCCTGCTCGGTGTGCTGTGCGCGGGTGCGCTCGGGCCCCGGATCGGCCGGGCGCTGCCCGTCGGCGCGGGCACCGTCCTGATCGCTGTCTGCATCGTGGTCAGCGCGGGCGCCGACGGTCTGACGAGCTTCGCCGTGGGCGAGATCGCCTGGAACGCCCTCTACCCGGTGGTCCTCTCCTACCTGATCAGCCTGGCCGCGTCGCTCGACCCGCACGGCCGCTGGGCGGTCCTGGCGGGCTCGGCGTCCTCGCTCGGCACCGCGTGCGGCCCGCTGACGGGCAGCCTGCTCTCGGCGGCGGCGGGCTATCCCGCGATGGGCTGGGTGCTCGCGACGGTCCTGCTCCTGCTGGCCGTGCCGCTGGCCGCGGTGGCCGTGCGCACCACGGGCGGCCCCGTGGTGCGGGGCCCGGAACCGGTCCTGCGCGGCGGCCCCGTGGAGCAGTCGGCGCATCAGCCGGTGCAGCAGCCCGTGCCCGTGGAGCAGCCCGTGGTGGAGATCACCGTGGACCAACCCCATCCCGCGCAGCAGGAGTTCGACACTGCGGGCCCCCAGAACTCGGGCACGTCACCCTCGGCACCCGCGCCCTGA